In one window of Kosmotoga pacifica DNA:
- a CDS encoding efflux RND transporter permease subunit, with the protein MSKKTSTAVIISFVMLSIIVFSFLPGLSYGSTEELTFREGETSDNLPDKLLIIVKTPNILNPDNSVLLYNVVKALKQVDGVLKVNSIFDAADISLRGLSIDGKPYFNEGIPEKNASEILTNPLYVGNLIDSEGKVAFIALDVKAVDLHAVEEILNELPKSFEYNMTGTPVVDYGIEKSVNQLIYIFPPVLFFLMWLIYFFRLGDARAALLPPLFAALAAGWTYAIAAIIGIKLNILTSTVGLFVIVVSSSYGLHVIDRYLLFRSKQGHTGALVHAIKDEAPSLFLSALTTAVGFLTFLFSSMAAMKELGLLVSLGVGFSFVFSLFVIPAFISLIDFKTHHSRLTVKFKLGGKTGVMVSAILFILLLISPFFIKNLKVNSDQFGFFKKGSEIVKSAETSREYFGWVVPFYVKLHKVKGSFTAKDAPVIENILSDLNSVEGVRGTNSIMDIVDSFNVPLPIMMIFSRSEQGREILSEFVDGDTLRIMVKTPQTDAIGAVELKRAIDEVMQKYPQYDYIVSSPLLNFASLNTNTSKNQILTIFTAFGMIFLLLLVIFRSFRLTLIAIVPIVGTTILNFAYMTVFGLTLDIGTSIVAGMLMGLIIDYSIHLMLRYRILRKHYDKPEAIQKAMDDIGPVIVASGLSLVAGFSSLFFTPMKIYSDLAILLVLGVATGVVMTLFIVPTLLSFSITTKVKTPTRKSSYKGKPIISEPASVIEKRD; encoded by the coding sequence GTGAGCAAAAAAACTTCAACCGCTGTCATTATTTCCTTTGTAATGCTTTCTATCATCGTTTTTTCCTTCCTGCCCGGACTCAGCTATGGTTCCACAGAAGAACTCACCTTCAGAGAGGGCGAAACTTCTGATAATCTCCCTGACAAACTCCTGATAATCGTGAAGACTCCTAATATCTTGAATCCGGATAATTCAGTTTTGCTATATAATGTGGTGAAAGCCCTCAAACAGGTCGATGGCGTCCTGAAGGTCAATTCCATTTTCGATGCAGCGGATATTAGCCTGAGAGGATTAAGTATAGATGGAAAACCCTACTTCAACGAAGGTATTCCCGAAAAAAACGCTTCTGAAATCCTGACCAATCCCCTCTACGTCGGTAACCTCATTGATTCGGAAGGCAAGGTAGCTTTTATCGCTCTCGACGTCAAAGCTGTGGACCTGCACGCAGTAGAAGAAATATTGAATGAACTCCCGAAATCCTTCGAATACAACATGACAGGAACACCCGTTGTGGATTACGGCATAGAAAAATCTGTGAACCAGCTCATATACATCTTTCCACCAGTCCTCTTCTTCTTGATGTGGCTCATTTACTTTTTCAGACTCGGTGATGCGAGAGCAGCATTGCTTCCGCCTCTGTTCGCTGCTCTCGCAGCGGGCTGGACATACGCTATTGCCGCTATCATTGGAATAAAACTGAACATTCTGACTTCAACGGTAGGACTATTCGTCATTGTCGTCAGCTCCTCATACGGCTTGCATGTAATTGACAGGTACCTATTATTCCGTTCGAAACAGGGGCACACAGGTGCTCTCGTGCACGCCATAAAAGATGAGGCGCCTTCGCTCTTCTTATCGGCACTCACAACGGCTGTTGGATTCTTGACCTTTCTTTTCAGTTCCATGGCCGCCATGAAAGAACTGGGCCTACTCGTCTCCCTTGGTGTGGGGTTCAGTTTTGTTTTTTCCCTGTTCGTCATACCTGCCTTTATCTCTTTAATCGATTTCAAAACACACCATAGCAGGCTTACAGTGAAATTCAAACTCGGGGGAAAAACAGGCGTAATGGTCTCAGCCATTCTCTTTATATTGCTGTTGATATCACCCTTTTTCATAAAAAACCTGAAAGTTAACTCAGATCAATTCGGCTTTTTCAAGAAGGGCTCTGAAATTGTGAAATCCGCAGAAACCAGCAGAGAATACTTCGGCTGGGTGGTTCCCTTTTATGTTAAGCTCCATAAGGTTAAAGGAAGTTTCACAGCGAAAGATGCTCCGGTTATAGAGAACATATTGAGTGATCTCAATTCCGTTGAGGGTGTTAGGGGAACAAACTCAATCATGGACATAGTTGACAGTTTCAATGTACCCTTACCTATTATGATGATTTTCTCTCGAAGTGAACAGGGGCGGGAGATTCTCTCCGAATTTGTGGATGGTGATACCCTCAGGATAATGGTGAAGACTCCACAAACAGACGCCATTGGCGCTGTAGAATTGAAGAGAGCCATTGATGAAGTCATGCAAAAATACCCGCAGTATGATTATATCGTGAGTTCACCTTTATTGAACTTTGCTTCGCTGAACACAAACACATCGAAAAATCAGATATTGACAATATTCACGGCCTTTGGCATGATATTTCTACTACTGCTTGTTATCTTCAGGAGTTTTCGGTTAACGCTCATAGCGATCGTCCCCATCGTTGGTACGACCATACTGAATTTCGCGTATATGACTGTCTTTGGTTTGACTCTCGATATCGGCACCTCTATCGTGGCCGGTATGCTTATGGGCCTGATAATAGATTATTCCATCCATTTAATGCTCCGGTATCGGATATTGAGAAAGCATTATGATAAGCCAGAAGCGATACAAAAGGCCATGGACGACATAGGCCCCGTCATCGTGGCAAGTGGTCTCTCCCTCGTCGCTGGTTTCAGTTCCCTCTTCTTCACACCCATGAAGATTTATTCCGACCTCGCCATACTTCTCGTGCTGGGGGTTGCCACTGGAGTGGTTATGACGCTTTTCATTGTGCCAACATTGTTAAGTTTCAGCATCACAACAAAAGTGAAAACCCCAACACGGAAAAGCTCCTACAAGGGAAAACCTATCATATCGGAACCTGCAAGCGTTATAGAAAAAAGAGATTAG
- the proB gene encoding glutamate 5-kinase: MKKIVVKVGSNLLVKEDGTIDKEYMIELARTMAEFWHVGDRVVLVTSGAKAAGYGLALRVEVDQDLYIKQALCAIGQVQLMKLYETIFDLYDIKVAQLLINRDDFSNRKRFLNLRNTLIGLLEMGFLPIVNENDTVSTEEISFGDNDVLAAMFAIGWKSDYLFLLSTVDGVIDETGQKISEFNPGTRLKRLHGNGWGTGGIETKIRAARAASAAGVESCICHGKKLTNLRNFILGKNVGTKFRSRQTINSRKAWIGFLSSSSGRVIVNAGAEKALRNSKSLLPIGIVEVCGKFNTGDIVDVISTDNNRVGRGIVNFNSDEIEKIKGIKSDNAKKVLGYDCPTVFIHTDNFWLED; encoded by the coding sequence TTGAAGAAAATCGTGGTGAAGGTTGGAAGCAACCTGCTGGTAAAAGAAGATGGAACGATAGACAAAGAATATATGATAGAGCTTGCCAGAACTATGGCTGAATTCTGGCATGTAGGCGACAGGGTGGTTCTGGTAACTTCGGGTGCGAAGGCCGCGGGTTATGGTCTCGCACTTCGTGTAGAGGTAGATCAGGATCTCTACATAAAACAGGCTTTGTGCGCCATAGGACAGGTTCAACTAATGAAACTCTATGAAACAATTTTTGATCTGTACGATATAAAAGTAGCGCAACTTTTGATAAACCGGGACGACTTCAGTAACAGGAAAAGGTTCTTGAACCTGAGGAACACCCTGATTGGATTGCTAGAAATGGGGTTTCTTCCCATTGTGAACGAGAATGATACTGTTTCTACCGAGGAAATAAGTTTCGGAGATAACGACGTCCTTGCTGCCATGTTCGCAATCGGCTGGAAGAGCGACTATCTTTTCCTCCTCTCCACGGTAGACGGTGTTATAGACGAAACTGGTCAAAAGATAAGTGAATTCAACCCCGGCACAAGACTGAAAAGGCTTCATGGAAATGGTTGGGGTACAGGGGGCATCGAAACAAAAATCAGGGCTGCGAGAGCGGCTTCCGCGGCGGGGGTGGAGAGTTGTATATGTCATGGCAAAAAACTGACAAATCTTCGAAATTTCATTCTTGGAAAAAATGTCGGTACAAAGTTCAGAAGCAGACAAACCATCAATTCGCGAAAGGCCTGGATAGGTTTTCTCTCTTCTTCCTCCGGTAGGGTAATTGTGAACGCTGGCGCCGAAAAGGCTCTCAGGAATTCAAAAAGTCTTTTACCCATTGGCATTGTTGAAGTGTGTGGAAAATTCAACACCGGTGACATAGTGGACGTTATAAGCACTGATAATAACAGAGTTGGTAGAGGCATTGTCAATTTCAACAGCGACGAAATCGAAAAAATCAAAGGAATAAAAAGCGATAACGCCAAAAAGGTACTGGGATACGACTGCCCAACTGTCTTCATACATACGGACAATTTCTGGTTGGAAGATTAG
- a CDS encoding glutamate-5-semialdehyde dehydrogenase codes for MNEIIQKALHVKNAARELAVATTSDKNSALKAIAKALDRRRDEILEENEADVEKAKERGLRESLIDRLKLTNKRIDGMINACHEIARLKDPVGEVIDSWIQNELRIAQVRVPLGAIGMVYESRPNVTLDATILALKAGNSVLLRGGSDAIRSNLAIAKAIKEGLKKSSLPETSVEIIEDTDRKNVQEMLHLNDYLSLIIPRGGAGLIKFVVENSSVPVLETGVGNCHIFVDKSADIEKSIEIIDNAKTQRPGTCNAVETILIHEKIAAKILPAMAERLRAKGVELRGCEKTAKFIEVKPASEEDWSTEYLDLILAVKVVKSLDEAIEHIQQYSTGHSEAILTESYSNARKFTASIDAAALYVNASTRFTDGEQFGFGGEIGISTQKLHARGPVGLRELTTFKYIVLGNYKVRD; via the coding sequence ATGAATGAAATCATACAAAAGGCTTTACACGTGAAGAACGCCGCCAGAGAACTCGCCGTCGCCACTACTTCAGACAAGAACAGTGCTCTCAAAGCCATTGCGAAGGCTCTGGACCGAAGAAGAGACGAAATACTCGAGGAAAACGAGGCCGATGTAGAAAAAGCGAAAGAACGTGGCTTGCGGGAATCCCTCATCGACAGGCTCAAACTCACAAACAAGAGAATAGACGGCATGATCAACGCTTGCCACGAAATCGCGAGGCTCAAGGATCCCGTGGGAGAAGTCATTGATTCTTGGATCCAGAATGAACTCAGGATCGCCCAGGTAAGGGTTCCTCTGGGCGCTATTGGGATGGTCTATGAATCCAGACCAAATGTGACTCTGGATGCGACAATATTAGCCCTAAAGGCTGGCAACTCTGTTTTGCTGAGGGGCGGGAGCGATGCAATCAGGTCTAACCTGGCTATCGCAAAAGCTATAAAAGAAGGCTTAAAAAAATCAAGCCTGCCAGAGACTTCTGTGGAGATCATCGAGGATACTGACAGGAAGAACGTTCAAGAAATGTTGCATCTCAACGATTATCTTTCCCTGATTATTCCCCGGGGAGGAGCGGGGCTGATCAAATTCGTCGTTGAAAACTCTTCGGTACCCGTTCTGGAAACAGGTGTTGGCAACTGCCATATTTTCGTTGACAAAAGCGCAGATATAGAAAAGTCCATCGAAATAATCGATAACGCAAAGACTCAGCGCCCCGGCACCTGCAATGCGGTGGAAACGATCTTGATACACGAAAAGATTGCAGCAAAAATCCTGCCAGCCATGGCAGAAAGGTTGAGAGCAAAAGGCGTGGAGTTGAGAGGCTGCGAGAAAACCGCAAAATTCATAGAGGTAAAACCAGCTTCAGAAGAGGATTGGTCCACAGAATACCTTGATCTCATTCTCGCTGTAAAAGTGGTCAAATCCCTCGACGAGGCCATAGAACACATCCAGCAATATTCAACAGGCCATTCTGAAGCGATACTAACAGAAAGTTACAGCAATGCGAGAAAGTTCACAGCCTCGATAGATGCCGCTGCTCTTTATGTGAATGCTTCCACCCGCTTCACAGATGGTGAACAGTTTGGTTTTGGAGGAGAGATAGGGATAAGCACACAAAAACTGCATGCCAGAGGTCCCGTAGGGCTAAGAGAGCTAACCACATTTAAATACATAGTTCTGGGCAACTATAAGGTGAGGGATTGA
- a CDS encoding MFS transporter, with the protein MHGNDRDLERNIPLFYIYHFISQIRVDNVLWLLYMQYRGLGLLEIGICESILHVSALVFEIPTGAVGDLIGRKRSMVIGASLFVLTYTLMFFANSFLAFAIAFFLFGFSMTFISGSDTALIYDTYKALKIETNFKKAAGTFMALLVLGELFSNMSGGLLSRINWAAVYIGAIISRSLYLGLILFLAEPPYKKSDKSLKGYFSLIKNGTLQIFGNTFLRWIFIFWVGISFLGASFRMYSQTYLGSRGLSPFWVSALFTVASLLGIVIAKTAWRIEEAIGRRNFFLLTGLSLAIPMVFYGFAPLGVVIALFLIAGNAENFLDPLMGYYINREVDSAYRATANSIINMGFSIFMAIFFPLMGYFMDRAGYSPVFGMMGLVGIVITLLSLWKFKKLRHL; encoded by the coding sequence ATGCATGGGAATGATAGAGATCTCGAAAGGAACATCCCACTTTTTTACATATACCATTTCATCTCGCAGATCAGGGTCGACAATGTCCTGTGGCTGCTGTACATGCAGTACAGAGGGCTGGGCTTACTGGAAATAGGGATTTGCGAATCCATCCTGCATGTAAGCGCCCTTGTGTTCGAAATACCCACAGGTGCAGTGGGCGATCTGATTGGGCGCAAACGTTCCATGGTTATAGGAGCATCGCTTTTTGTGTTAACTTATACTCTGATGTTCTTCGCGAATTCCTTCCTTGCCTTTGCTATTGCCTTTTTCCTGTTTGGCTTCTCCATGACATTCATTTCAGGTTCTGATACCGCATTGATTTATGACACGTACAAGGCGCTGAAAATAGAAACAAACTTCAAGAAAGCAGCGGGGACGTTCATGGCACTGCTTGTACTGGGAGAGCTTTTTTCCAACATGAGTGGTGGCCTACTATCGCGGATCAATTGGGCTGCTGTCTATATTGGTGCGATAATTTCGAGAAGCCTGTATCTCGGGTTGATCCTGTTTCTAGCAGAGCCACCGTATAAAAAGAGCGACAAAAGCCTGAAAGGATATTTTTCCCTCATAAAGAACGGAACCTTGCAGATATTTGGCAACACTTTCCTGAGATGGATCTTCATCTTCTGGGTCGGGATATCCTTCCTCGGGGCTTCCTTCAGGATGTACTCGCAGACGTACCTTGGCAGCAGGGGGCTAAGTCCTTTCTGGGTAAGTGCTCTTTTTACTGTGGCTTCGTTGCTAGGGATAGTCATAGCCAAGACAGCATGGAGAATAGAGGAGGCAATAGGCAGGCGGAATTTCTTCCTGCTGACGGGGCTTTCCCTCGCGATCCCCATGGTCTTCTATGGCTTCGCTCCTCTGGGAGTGGTTATTGCTCTGTTTTTAATAGCAGGTAATGCAGAAAACTTCCTCGACCCACTCATGGGGTATTATATAAACCGTGAGGTGGACTCTGCGTACAGAGCGACGGCGAATTCGATTATCAACATGGGATTCAGCATCTTCATGGCGATATTTTTCCCGCTTATGGGGTATTTTATGGACAGGGCTGGCTATTCTCCTGTCTTTGGTATGATGGGATTAGTAGGGATAGTTATTACGCTTCTTTCGTTGTGGAAATTCAAGAAGTTACGCCATCTGTGA
- a CDS encoding MGMT family protein translates to MGGKSSLYKRIYETVRRVPRGKVATYGQIANIVGCTPRMVGFALAALKADDVPWHRIVNSKGTISLKDSDWGVIQRQMLEDEGIEFNEKKIDLARFGWQGDEY, encoded by the coding sequence ATGGGTGGTAAAAGTTCTTTGTATAAGAGAATTTACGAGACGGTGAGAAGGGTGCCACGCGGAAAAGTGGCTACATACGGTCAGATAGCTAACATCGTTGGCTGCACACCACGGATGGTAGGGTTTGCCCTCGCGGCCTTGAAAGCCGATGATGTTCCCTGGCACAGGATCGTTAACAGCAAAGGCACCATCAGTCTGAAGGACTCAGATTGGGGTGTCATACAACGGCAAATGCTGGAAGACGAAGGTATTGAATTCAACGAAAAAAAGATAGACCTCGCCAGGTTCGGCTGGCAGGGAGATGAATATTGA
- a CDS encoding aminoglycoside N(3)-acetyltransferase, whose product MSENDAIQKSSDGPVTIESLKGDLQKLGLKAGMTVVVHSSLSSLGWVCGGSVAVIKALEEVLTEEGTLVMPTHSGDYSLPELWQHPPVPKEWCATIKKSMPAFNPELTPTRSMGRIPETFRKQPGVLRSYHTQVSFAAWGKHSELITKDHNLEFSLGEGSPLARIYELHGYALLLGVGYDRNTSIHLAEYRANYPSKKITNSGGPVIEGGRRVWKEFPDINTDSDDFIEIGKAFEGEFSGLVRIGKVGYSTSRLMPQRELVDFAVEWMEVNRL is encoded by the coding sequence ATGAGCGAAAATGACGCTATTCAAAAATCTTCAGATGGTCCAGTTACGATAGAGTCCCTTAAGGGAGACCTGCAAAAGCTTGGATTGAAGGCGGGTATGACCGTCGTTGTCCATTCCTCTCTGAGCTCTCTCGGGTGGGTTTGCGGAGGATCGGTGGCGGTTATCAAAGCCCTTGAGGAAGTCTTGACTGAAGAGGGTACGCTGGTAATGCCAACTCATTCCGGAGATTACTCGTTACCGGAACTGTGGCAGCACCCGCCTGTGCCAAAAGAATGGTGTGCCACCATCAAGAAATCAATGCCGGCTTTTAACCCGGAACTCACTCCGACTCGGAGTATGGGAAGAATTCCAGAGACCTTCCGGAAACAACCCGGTGTGTTGAGGAGCTACCATACTCAGGTCTCCTTCGCGGCATGGGGAAAACACTCCGAATTGATTACTAAAGACCACAACCTCGAGTTCTCACTTGGTGAGGGTTCACCTCTTGCAAGGATTTATGAGCTTCACGGTTATGCACTCCTGCTCGGAGTGGGCTATGACAGGAACACCTCGATCCACCTGGCTGAATATAGGGCTAACTATCCTTCAAAGAAGATAACTAATAGCGGTGGACCGGTAATTGAAGGTGGAAGGAGGGTATGGAAGGAATTTCCGGACATAAATACCGACTCAGATGATTTCATAGAAATTGGAAAGGCTTTCGAAGGAGAGTTCTCCGGGCTTGTAAGGATAGGCAAAGTGGGATATTCCACTTCAAGACTGATGCCTCAGCGTGAGCTCGTTGACTTTGCCGTTGAATGGATGGAAGTCAACAGACTATAG